From Saccopteryx leptura isolate mSacLep1 chromosome 3, mSacLep1_pri_phased_curated, whole genome shotgun sequence, one genomic window encodes:
- the HTR1D gene encoding 5-hydroxytryptamine receptor 1D: MFPPNQSAEGLLQEASNKSLNGTETPETWDPGILQALKISLAIVLSVITLATVLSNAFVLTTIFVTRKLHTPANYLIGSLAMTDLLVSILVMPISIVYTITHTWSFGQILCDIWLSSDITCCTASILHLCAIALDRYWAITDALEYSKRRTAGHAAAMIATVWAISICISIPPLFWRQAKAHEEMSDCVVNTSQISYTIYSTCGAFYIPSVLLIILYGRIYVAARNRILHPPSLYGKRFTTAQLITGSAGSSLCSLNPNLHETHAHLAGSALFFNHVKVKLADSVLERKRISAARERKATKTLGIILGAFIICWLPFFVVSLVLPICRDSCWIHPALFDFFTWMGYLNSLINPIIYTVFNEEFRQAFQRVVRFRKS, from the coding sequence ATGTTCCCGCCAAACCAGTCAGCGGAAGGCCTTCTCCAGGAGGCTTCCAACAAATCTCTAAATGGTACGGAAACTCCAGAAACTTGGGATCCAGGGATCCTCCAGGCCCTCAAGATTTCTCTTGCTATAGTCCTTTCCGTTATCACACTGGCCACAGTCCTTTCCAACGCCTTCGTGCTAACCACCATCTTCGTCACCAGGAAGCTCCACACCCCCGCCAACTATCTCATTGGCTCCCTGGCCATGACTGACCTCTTAGTTTCCATCTTGGTCATGCCCATCAGCATCGTGTATACCATCACCCACACCTGGAGCTTTGGCCAAATCCTGTGTGACATCTGGCTGTCTTCTGACATCACGTGCTGCACGGCCTCCATCCTGCATCTCTGCGCTATTGCTCTGGACAGGTATTGGGCCATCACGGACGCCCTGGAGTACAGTAAACGCCGGACAGCAGGCCACGCAGCGGCCATGATCGCCACTGTCTGGGCCATCTCCATCTGCATCTCCATACCACCACTCTTCTGGCGGCAGGCCAAAGCTCACGAAGAGATGTCAGACTGCGTGGTGAACACTTCTCAGATCTCCTACACCATCTACTCCACGTGTGGGGCCTTCTACATCCCGTCTGTGTTGCTCATCATCCTCTATGGCCGGATCTACGTGGCCGCCCGGAACCGCATCTTGCACCCACCATCCCTCTATGGGAAGCGCTTCACCACAGCCCAGCTCATCACAGGCTCTGCGGGGTCTTCACTCTGCTCCCTCAATCCCAACCTGCACGAGACTCACGCTCACTTGGCCGGCTCTGCTCTCTTCTTCAACCACGTGAAAGTCAAGCTTGCTGATAGTGTTCTGGAACGCAAAAGGATTTCCGCTGCTAGGGAGAGGAAAGCCACTAAGACCCTGGGGATCATTCTGGGGGCCTTTATCATCTGCTGGTTGCCCTTCTTTGTTGTATCTCTGGTTCTCCCCATCTGCCGGGACTCGTGCTGGATCCACCCAGCCCTTTTTGACTTTTTCACCTGGATGGGCTATTTAAACTCCCTCATCAATCCAATAATCTATACTGTGTTTAATGAAGAGTTTCGGCAAGCATTTCAGAGAGTTGTCCGTTTCCGGAAGTCGTAA